The Hydrogenobacter sp. genome has a window encoding:
- a CDS encoding ABC transporter ATP-binding protein yields the protein MSKLLEVNSLTKVFKVSRGLFGSAYHTAVKDVSFSIEQGEIFALVGESGSGKTTIGRIILRLEKPTQGSVKLRGVDIKSMGKEYTKRVGAVFQDPFSSLNPYMNVREIIEEPMIVHGLKDRDERIGKVMDMVRLSEELLQRKPNQLSGGQRQRVAIARAVSLSPDLLVADEPTASLDASVRKEILNLFAELKQMGISTLLITHDIRAVERIADRLGIIYAGTLMELGNKDEVLANPKHPYTKYLLENVPARHPRYRKIDVEENEISEGQNLTGCPFYWLCSERMEGCKENVKEVLSDGRLVKCNLY from the coding sequence ATGAGTAAACTTCTTGAAGTAAACTCTTTAACCAAAGTATTTAAAGTGAGCAGAGGATTGTTCGGATCAGCATACCATACCGCAGTAAAGGATGTGAGTTTCAGTATAGAACAAGGAGAAATATTTGCTCTCGTAGGAGAGAGTGGTTCTGGTAAAACCACCATAGGCAGGATCATCCTCAGGCTTGAAAAACCCACACAAGGGAGTGTAAAGCTAAGGGGGGTAGACATAAAAAGTATGGGGAAAGAGTATACCAAAAGGGTAGGAGCGGTCTTTCAGGATCCCTTTTCTTCCCTTAACCCTTACATGAATGTGAGGGAGATCATTGAAGAGCCTATGATCGTTCATGGGTTGAAGGACAGAGATGAAAGAATAGGAAAAGTTATGGATATGGTTAGGCTTTCGGAAGAACTTCTTCAAAGAAAACCAAACCAACTTTCAGGCGGACAAAGGCAGAGGGTTGCCATAGCCAGGGCTGTGTCTCTATCTCCCGATCTTTTGGTTGCGGATGAACCGACAGCTTCCCTTGATGCCAGCGTCAGAAAAGAGATACTAAACCTATTTGCAGAATTAAAGCAGATGGGTATAAGTACCCTTCTCATAACCCACGATATAAGGGCTGTTGAGAGAATAGCCGACAGATTGGGTATTATTTATGCTGGCACACTTATGGAGCTTGGAAACAAAGATGAGGTGCTTGCAAATCCCAAGCATCCCTACACTAAGTACCTTCTTGAAAATGTACCCGCACGGCATCCCAGATATAGAAAAATAGATGTGGAGGAAAACGAAATCTCTGAAGGTCAAAACTTGACAGGATGTCCCTTTTACTGGCTCTGTAGTGAAAGGATGGAGGGCTGTAAAGAGAACGTAAAGGAGGTTTTATCCGATGGAAGACTCGTCAAATGCAATTTATACTGA